A portion of the Faecalibacterium sp. I3-3-89 genome contains these proteins:
- a CDS encoding BrnA antitoxin family protein, giving the protein MLPEYDFSNAKKNPYAKALKKQITINIDSNTIDYFKAQSEDVGIPYQTLINLYLKDCVANKRRLSMSWPETKIG; this is encoded by the coding sequence ATGCTTCCTGAATATGATTTCTCTAACGCCAAGAAAAACCCCTATGCAAAGGCTTTGAAAAAGCAAATCACGATCAATATTGACAGTAATACGATCGACTATTTCAAGGCGCAGTCTGAAGATGTGGGCATCCCATACCAGACACTTATTAATCTGTATCTGAAGGACTGTGTGGCAAACAAGCGTCGCCTGTCCATGTCGTGGCCAGAAACCAAAATCGGCTGA
- the smpB gene encoding SsrA-binding protein SmpB, with product MAPTKERPATKTIATNREARHEYFVLEALETGVELKGTEVKSLRAGGVNLKDSWVDIEDGELLVKGMHITPYDHGNIFNQDPLRVRRLLAHKTEIRRLHQQCKLQGYTLVPLSLYFKHGRVKMEVGLCKGKKLYDKRADAAKRDAKRSIDRAVKSNGKFY from the coding sequence ATGGCACCTACCAAGGAACGTCCGGCGACCAAAACCATCGCCACAAACCGCGAGGCGCGCCACGAGTACTTCGTGCTCGAAGCGCTGGAGACCGGCGTTGAACTGAAGGGCACCGAGGTCAAGAGCCTGCGTGCGGGCGGCGTCAACCTAAAGGACAGCTGGGTCGATATTGAGGACGGCGAGCTTCTGGTCAAGGGGATGCATATCACTCCCTACGACCACGGCAACATCTTCAATCAGGATCCTCTGCGGGTGCGGCGGCTGCTGGCCCACAAGACCGAGATCCGGCGGCTGCACCAGCAGTGCAAACTGCAGGGCTACACCCTTGTTCCCCTCTCCCTCTACTTCAAGCATGGCCGCGTCAAGATGGAGGTCGGCCTGTGCAAGGGCAAAAAGCTCTACGACAAGCGTGCCGACGCTGCAAAGCGTGACGCCAAACGCTCCATCGACCGGGCTGTGAAGTCCAACGGCAAATTCTACTAG
- the dnaX gene encoding DNA polymerase III subunit gamma/tau, with translation MYRALYRKWRPQRFEDVVAQRGIVTALRNQVASGRVGHAYLFTGVRGTGKTTCAKIFAKAVNCLHPKDGDPCGECEICKGIDNGSILDVVEMDAASNNGVDDIRDLRDETAYTPSACHYKVYIIDEVHMLSTAAFNALLKTLEEPPAHVIFILATTEIQKVPATILSRCQRYDFTRIGPEDIAQRVEYIAGQEGLELTTDGAELISRLADGAMRDALSILDTCAGVTAKIDADVVRRMAGVTDRSYLFRISDALEAQDGAAALAQLAALRQQSVDVKRLTEELIAHYRALMLAALPGGQSLLSGVSPEEEAQYLEKGPQLGQREAVRAIRTLGNALEHMTRGSDQRIELELALFTLSEPPQAAPAAAVSVQAAAPAAPVVRPFVSAPAQPAPQPFVSAPVAPPPAVQEPLPAPAAEPTSAPEEPAVSPASVPEEPAPAPAEEELPPPPDEPPVAESAPLPWDEPAAPVTAPLPEETPAEASAPTAPAPEYTADPAFSRPRKVAAEGINPFEQWSEVVKLLQEKDPMLHSYLRKSKAYFDGTRVLIDGGKTFRDFIRVNKDSQRLIKKLIAQVSGVAVPIGPYEPRTAAKHTSNAEQSLHALEKLGLEVSIEDSTKKKR, from the coding sequence ATGTATCGCGCATTATACCGCAAATGGAGACCTCAGCGGTTCGAGGACGTCGTCGCACAGCGCGGCATCGTCACAGCACTGCGCAATCAGGTGGCGTCGGGCCGCGTGGGCCACGCCTACCTCTTTACCGGCGTGCGCGGCACCGGCAAGACCACCTGCGCCAAGATCTTTGCCAAGGCGGTCAACTGCCTCCATCCCAAGGATGGCGACCCCTGCGGCGAGTGCGAGATCTGCAAAGGCATCGACAACGGCAGCATCCTCGATGTGGTGGAAATGGACGCTGCCTCCAACAACGGCGTGGACGACATCCGCGACCTGCGGGACGAGACAGCCTATACCCCCAGCGCCTGCCATTATAAGGTATACATCATCGATGAGGTGCACATGCTGTCCACAGCGGCCTTCAACGCCCTGCTGAAGACGCTGGAAGAGCCGCCTGCCCACGTTATCTTCATCCTCGCCACGACGGAGATCCAGAAGGTCCCGGCCACCATCCTCTCCCGCTGCCAGCGGTACGATTTCACTCGCATCGGGCCGGAGGACATCGCACAGCGGGTCGAGTACATTGCCGGGCAGGAGGGGCTGGAACTGACCACCGACGGCGCAGAGCTGATCTCCCGGCTGGCCGACGGTGCCATGCGCGACGCCCTCTCCATCCTTGATACCTGCGCCGGCGTCACGGCAAAGATCGACGCCGACGTGGTCCGCCGGATGGCTGGCGTCACCGACCGGAGCTACCTGTTCCGCATCTCGGATGCGCTGGAAGCGCAGGACGGCGCGGCTGCTCTGGCCCAGCTGGCCGCGCTACGGCAGCAGTCGGTGGACGTGAAGCGTCTGACCGAAGAGCTGATCGCCCACTACCGCGCTCTGATGCTGGCGGCTCTGCCCGGCGGGCAGAGCCTGCTGTCCGGCGTCTCGCCCGAGGAGGAAGCGCAGTACCTCGAAAAAGGGCCTCAGCTGGGCCAGCGGGAGGCCGTCCGGGCCATCCGCACGCTGGGCAACGCCCTCGAGCACATGACCCGGGGCAGCGACCAGCGCATCGAGCTGGAGCTGGCCCTCTTCACCCTCTCTGAGCCGCCGCAGGCCGCCCCCGCAGCAGCAGTATCCGTGCAGGCTGCGGCTCCTGCCGCACCGGTCGTCCGGCCCTTTGTCTCGGCCCCGGCACAACCCGCGCCGCAGCCCTTTGTGAGTGCACCCGTGGCGCCCCCGCCTGCTGTGCAGGAGCCTCTCCCTGCGCCCGCCGCAGAACCGACGTCTGCACCGGAAGAGCCAGCGGTCTCCCCCGCTTCGGTTCCCGAGGAACCGGCTCCCGCGCCCGCAGAAGAAGAGCTTCCGCCCCCGCCCGACGAGCCGCCGGTGGCAGAGAGCGCTCCCCTGCCGTGGGATGAACCGGCCGCGCCGGTCACAGCACCCCTCCCGGAGGAAACGCCCGCTGAGGCTTCTGCTCCCACAGCACCGGCTCCGGAATACACCGCCGACCCAGCCTTCAGCCGCCCCCGAAAGGTGGCCGCAGAGGGCATCAATCCCTTCGAGCAGTGGAGCGAGGTCGTCAAGCTCTTACAGGAGAAGGACCCTATGCTCCACAGCTACCTGCGCAAGTCGAAGGCTTACTTCGACGGCACCCGGGTGCTCATCGACGGCGGCAAGACCTTCCGGGACTTCATCCGGGTGAACAAGGACAGTCAGCGCCTCATCAAAAAGCTCATCGCGCAGGTGTCGGGCGTCGCGGTGCCCATCGGCCCCTACGAACCCCGCACCGCCGCGAAGCACACCTCCAACGCCGAGCAGTCCCTCCACGCACTGGAAAAGCTGGGCCTTGAGGTGAGCATCGAGGACAGCACGAAAAAGAAGCGATAA
- a CDS encoding glycoside hydrolase family 55 protein, translating to MRRKALSLGLAAVLLLCGGTQKNERTAAALMQAAAASTIQSSTASPESGSITPEQFGARGDGRADDRQALESAMQCASAAGLPLELTEGAVYRFSSQLELPSGLTIRGNGAVLLSDIQYETLGQDRPAVGIIGRSNEDRAHDIRLENVTFRAADSCQSNCLFWVMRACNVEVVDCTFDCQPNDWCRGAADLYGVNENIRFEGCVFRQLTGGVAGGIWVRNWTDQAESRNIRFEDCDFYKSGADEVLAVWGWGSAVREVVLSGCGFYETETEESLAAGNRPVWFITLGQSGITDVRMEHCTIWADRCEVIFHMVGDKTHAVVDNCDITLNQPDDVAGHDIRKSANPMLAQGNGRADGSTVIQNSHIILSGDDGRRISYRLSALKDNTLEVSLGHGIASTSEVSGNTIRGRIQHKIFEDCSNVWNNHVNVRRFSLPG from the coding sequence GTGAGAAGAAAGGCTCTGTCCCTTGGCCTCGCAGCGGTGCTGCTTCTGTGCGGCGGTACACAGAAAAACGAAAGGACGGCCGCAGCCTTGATGCAGGCTGCGGCCGCCTCCACCATCCAGAGCAGCACAGCAAGCCCGGAAAGCGGCAGCATCACGCCGGAACAGTTCGGGGCGAGGGGCGATGGCAGGGCAGACGACCGGCAGGCGTTGGAGTCCGCGATGCAGTGTGCCAGCGCCGCCGGTCTGCCCCTCGAGCTGACGGAGGGGGCGGTCTACCGCTTTTCCTCCCAGCTTGAGCTGCCCAGCGGCCTGACCATCCGGGGCAATGGGGCTGTCCTGCTCAGCGACATCCAGTATGAGACGCTGGGGCAGGACCGCCCGGCCGTCGGCATCATCGGAAGGTCCAATGAGGACCGCGCACACGACATCCGGCTGGAAAATGTCACCTTCCGGGCGGCGGACAGCTGCCAGAGCAACTGCCTGTTCTGGGTGATGCGCGCCTGCAATGTGGAAGTCGTGGACTGTACCTTCGACTGCCAGCCCAACGACTGGTGCCGGGGCGCTGCCGACCTGTACGGGGTCAATGAGAACATCCGCTTCGAGGGCTGCGTATTCCGCCAGCTGACGGGCGGTGTGGCAGGCGGCATCTGGGTGCGCAACTGGACGGATCAGGCAGAGAGCCGGAATATCCGTTTTGAGGACTGTGATTTTTACAAGTCCGGTGCAGACGAGGTCTTAGCCGTCTGGGGCTGGGGCAGCGCTGTGCGGGAGGTCGTCCTCTCGGGCTGTGGCTTTTATGAGACAGAGACGGAGGAGAGTCTGGCGGCAGGCAACCGTCCGGTGTGGTTCATCACACTGGGGCAGAGCGGCATCACCGATGTGCGGATGGAGCACTGCACCATTTGGGCGGACCGCTGCGAGGTCATCTTCCATATGGTGGGCGACAAGACCCATGCCGTCGTGGACAACTGCGACATCACCCTGAACCAGCCGGACGATGTGGCCGGGCATGACATCAGAAAGAGCGCAAATCCCATGCTGGCGCAGGGCAATGGCCGCGCCGACGGCAGTACGGTCATCCAGAACAGCCATATTATCCTGAGCGGCGACGATGGGCGGCGCATCAGCTATCGGCTCAGCGCCCTGAAGGACAATACGCTGGAAGTTTCCCTCGGGCACGGCATCGCCAGCACCAGCGAGGTCAGCGGCAATACCATCCGGGGCCGGATACAGCATAAGATCTTTGAGGACTGCTCCAACGTGTGGAATAATCATGTAAATGTGCGGAGATTCTCGCTTCCGGGATGA
- the recR gene encoding recombination mediator RecR, whose protein sequence is MGYTAAPLEKLIEQFSQFPGIGRKGATRMAYQVLSMSDADATALAEAIQNAHTRLHRCRVCQNYTEAELCPICSSAKRDRSTICVVETPRDVQAFERTREYHGLYHVLHGLISPMDGIGAEQLSVKELLARLGSGEVKEVIMAMNPTVEGEATAMYLAKLIKPLGIKTTRLAYGLPVGGSLEYTDETTLYRALSGRDEL, encoded by the coding sequence ATGGGTTACACCGCAGCGCCGCTGGAAAAGCTCATCGAGCAGTTCAGCCAGTTTCCGGGCATCGGCCGCAAGGGCGCGACCCGGATGGCCTATCAGGTGCTGAGCATGTCGGACGCGGACGCCACGGCGCTGGCCGAGGCCATCCAGAACGCCCACACCCGGCTCCACCGCTGCCGCGTCTGCCAAAACTACACCGAGGCGGAGCTTTGCCCCATCTGCTCCAGCGCCAAGCGGGACCGCTCCACCATCTGTGTGGTGGAGACCCCCCGCGACGTGCAGGCCTTTGAGCGCACACGGGAGTATCACGGCCTCTACCACGTCCTCCACGGCCTCATCAGCCCAATGGACGGCATCGGTGCCGAGCAGCTCTCGGTGAAAGAGCTTCTGGCCCGGCTGGGCAGCGGCGAGGTGAAGGAGGTCATCATGGCCATGAATCCCACCGTCGAGGGGGAGGCTACCGCCATGTACCTGGCCAAGCTCATCAAGCCCCTCGGCATCAAGACGACCCGTTTGGCCTACGGCCTGCCCGTGGGTGGCAGCCTCGAGTATACCGATGAGACGACGCTTTACCGCGCCCTCTCCGGCCGCGACGAGCTGTAA
- a CDS encoding uracil-DNA glycosylase produces MDWETLKTDCLACQRCPLHTTRRSVVFGQGVENAEVLFVGEGPGQSEDEQGLPFVGRSGQLLDKYLFAIDLDRASNCYIANIVKCRPPQNRDPLPAESEACMPWLREQFRLLRPKIVVCLGRIAAQRMIRPDFSVTKEHGTFIEKNGVLFMGTFHPAALLRQPQNKPEAFGDFVALRDKIGEVCVHTY; encoded by the coding sequence ATGGATTGGGAAACATTGAAAACCGACTGCCTCGCCTGCCAGCGCTGCCCGCTGCACACCACCCGCCGCAGCGTCGTGTTCGGGCAGGGCGTGGAGAACGCCGAGGTCTTGTTCGTGGGCGAAGGCCCCGGCCAGAGCGAGGACGAGCAGGGCCTGCCCTTCGTGGGCCGCAGCGGCCAGCTGCTGGACAAATACCTCTTTGCCATCGACCTCGACCGCGCCTCCAACTGCTACATCGCCAACATCGTCAAATGCCGCCCGCCCCAGAACCGCGACCCTCTTCCCGCCGAGAGCGAGGCCTGTATGCCGTGGCTGCGGGAGCAGTTCCGCCTGCTGCGGCCCAAGATCGTGGTCTGTCTGGGCCGCATCGCTGCCCAGCGGATGATCCGCCCCGACTTCTCGGTGACGAAGGAGCACGGCACCTTCATCGAGAAAAACGGCGTCCTCTTCATGGGCACCTTCCATCCCGCTGCCCTTCTCCGCCAGCCCCAGAACAAGCCCGAGGCCTTCGGCGACTTCGTGGCGCTGCGGGATAAGATCGGCGAGGTGTGTGTGCATACCTACTGA
- the pta gene encoding phosphate acetyltransferase, with product MADMFAPLVAQLKANPKTIVFTEGNDPRILEAASKLLAEGVLKVVMVGNEAECKAAAAAGNFDISAAEIIDPENYAGFDEMVNTMVELRKGKQSAEECTALLKKSNYFGTMLVKMGKADCLLGGATYSTADTIRPALQLVKTKKGAHLVSSCFILDRDCGEEGLKRIAMGDCAVNIDYTDTVDKATGEVKVTAAAKLAEVAVETAKTAKLFGIDPKVAVLSFSTKGSGKGGTVALSHDAVIKAQEMDPELAVDGELQFDAAVAPEVAQVKCKGSKVAGQANTFIFPCIEAGNIGYKIAQRLGGYAAYGPILQGLNAPINDLSRGCNADEVYKMSLITACQS from the coding sequence ATGGCTGATATGTTTGCACCCCTGGTAGCCCAGCTGAAGGCAAACCCCAAGACGATCGTTTTCACTGAGGGTAATGACCCCCGCATCCTGGAGGCCGCAAGCAAGCTGCTGGCTGAGGGCGTGCTGAAGGTCGTCATGGTCGGCAACGAGGCAGAGTGCAAGGCTGCTGCCGCTGCGGGCAACTTTGATATTTCCGCTGCTGAGATCATCGACCCGGAGAACTACGCCGGTTTCGATGAGATGGTCAATACGATGGTCGAGCTGCGCAAGGGCAAGCAGAGCGCAGAGGAGTGCACAGCCCTGCTGAAGAAGTCCAACTACTTCGGCACCATGCTGGTCAAGATGGGCAAGGCAGACTGCCTGCTGGGCGGCGCCACCTACTCTACCGCCGATACCATCCGTCCCGCTCTGCAGCTGGTCAAGACCAAGAAGGGCGCTCATCTGGTCAGCTCCTGCTTCATTCTGGATCGTGACTGCGGCGAAGAGGGCCTGAAGCGCATCGCCATGGGCGACTGCGCCGTCAACATCGACTACACCGATACCGTCGATAAGGCGACCGGCGAGGTCAAGGTCACTGCTGCCGCCAAGCTGGCTGAGGTCGCTGTTGAGACCGCTAAGACCGCAAAGCTGTTCGGCATCGACCCGAAGGTCGCTGTCCTGAGCTTCTCCACCAAGGGCTCCGGCAAGGGCGGCACCGTCGCTCTGAGCCATGACGCTGTCATCAAGGCTCAGGAGATGGATCCCGAGCTGGCTGTGGACGGCGAGCTGCAGTTCGACGCAGCCGTTGCTCCCGAGGTCGCACAGGTCAAGTGCAAGGGCAGCAAGGTCGCTGGTCAGGCCAACACCTTCATCTTCCCCTGCATCGAGGCCGGCAACATCGGCTATAAGATCGCACAGCGTCTGGGCGGCTACGCTGCCTACGGCCCCATCCTGCAGGGCCTGAACGCTCCCATCAATGACCTGTCCCGTGGCTGCAACGCCGACGAGGTCTACAAGATGAGCCTCATCACCGCCTGCCAGTCCTGA
- a CDS encoding BrnT family toxin has translation METIQFEWDENKNQINQRKHGISFREAKTVFYDEEALVIDDPEHSETEDRFIILGLSSKANLLVVCHCYRASDTVIRIISARKATKTESKYYGK, from the coding sequence ATGGAAACGATACAATTTGAGTGGGACGAAAACAAAAACCAGATCAATCAGCGTAAGCATGGTATTTCGTTCCGTGAAGCAAAAACGGTATTTTATGACGAAGAAGCACTAGTGATCGATGACCCGGAGCATTCGGAAACGGAGGATAGATTTATCATTCTCGGCCTGAGCAGCAAGGCGAATCTGCTTGTGGTGTGTCACTGTTACCGTGCGTCTGATACCGTTATCCGCATCATCTCGGCCCGAAAAGCCACTAAGACCGAATCTAAATACTATGGAAAGTGA
- a CDS encoding transposon-transfer assisting family protein, translated as MQFNHDELMLMMLYNTGTRQGLVRELRLMQCYLMPDETALRELSEQVIEKLKRLTDAEFAGLEFPMN; from the coding sequence ATGCAATTTAACCATGATGAGCTAATGCTGATGATGCTCTACAATACCGGCACCCGGCAGGGGCTGGTGCGGGAGCTGCGGCTGATGCAGTGCTACCTGATGCCGGATGAAACTGCTTTGCGGGAACTGTCAGAGCAGGTCATTGAAAAGCTGAAACGGCTGACGGATGCCGAGTTTGCAGGACTGGAATTTCCAATGAACTGA
- a CDS encoding recombinase family protein: MAKTADTIAIYSRKSRYTGKGESIGNQIDLCREYIRTHYGDAAAEHAVVFEDEGFSGGNLNRPDFKKMMTAAKERKFKAIVVYRLDRISRNISDFSSLIEELGRETIFDGVPARRQEKGQALLHKL; this comes from the coding sequence ATGGCCAAAACTGCTGACACCATTGCCATCTATTCCCGCAAGTCCCGCTATACCGGCAAGGGCGAAAGTATCGGAAATCAGATCGACCTCTGCCGCGAATATATCCGCACTCACTACGGCGATGCCGCCGCGGAACATGCCGTTGTCTTTGAGGACGAGGGCTTTTCCGGCGGCAACCTGAACCGCCCGGACTTCAAAAAGATGATGACTGCGGCCAAGGAACGGAAATTCAAGGCCATTGTGGTCTACCGTCTGGACCGTATCAGCCGCAACATCAGCGACTTTTCCAGCCTGATTGAAGAACTGGGACGGGAGACCATTTTTGACGGTGTGCCTGCCCGACGTCAGGAAAAAGGGCAAGCCCTCCTTCATAAATTATAG
- a CDS encoding sigma-70 family RNA polymerase sigma factor, which yields MFLSLLQFFATKFLFLALHLESGSFPRPLSPQEEIKTFSALREGDPSAREKLIRHNLRLVAHIAKKYYALPGEQDDLISIGTIGLMKAVDTFDSTRRARFSTYASRCIENELRMHFRRERKNAPTLSLQETLEAGKEDSALTLADVLQDGFCMEESCERQEDAQRLRRLIEGLPARERKLLLLRYGLAGQPPLTQLETAKLLQISRSYVSRLETHALELLRAGWEQD from the coding sequence ATGTTTTTATCTCTTTTGCAGTTTTTTGCCACAAAGTTTCTGTTTCTTGCGCTTCATCTGGAAAGCGGCAGCTTTCCCCGCCCGCTCAGCCCGCAGGAGGAGATCAAGACCTTTTCCGCTTTGCGGGAGGGCGACCCGTCCGCCCGGGAAAAGCTCATCCGTCATAACCTGCGCCTCGTGGCCCACATCGCCAAAAAATACTACGCTCTCCCCGGTGAGCAGGACGATTTGATCTCCATCGGCACCATCGGCCTGATGAAGGCCGTGGACACCTTCGACTCCACCCGCCGGGCCAGATTTTCGACTTACGCCAGCCGATGCATTGAGAATGAGCTTCGGATGCACTTCCGGCGGGAGCGGAAAAACGCCCCCACCCTCTCGCTCCAAGAAACGCTGGAAGCCGGAAAAGAGGATTCCGCCCTCACCCTCGCCGATGTGCTGCAGGATGGCTTCTGCATGGAGGAAAGCTGCGAAAGACAGGAGGATGCCCAGCGCCTCCGCCGCCTCATCGAAGGCCTGCCCGCCCGGGAGCGGAAGCTTCTATTATTAAGGTATGGTCTGGCGGGGCAGCCGCCGCTGACCCAGCTGGAAACGGCAAAGCTGCTCCAGATCAGCCGGAGCTATGTTTCCCGCCTTGAGACCCATGCACTGGAGCTTTTGCGGGCCGGTTGGGAGCAGGACTGA
- a CDS encoding ATP-dependent DNA helicase translates to MPAFCLPVRQLVEFLLRTGSIDSRFTGFDRANEGARIHRRLQKAAGEGYAAEVFLSGEREMSGITFTIEGRADGIFSDEAGVTVIDEIKTTAVPADAITEDMNPCHWAQGMVYGALYGRQQGLDRLDVRLTYYQIDTDEVFRFLRHFTLGELEAFLQDLLGQYVPWAQRQLAWKERRSESLSALAFPFPAYRPGQRALAGEVYRACTAAPSKAGVRLFCQAPTGIGKTMSVLFPALRAIGTGCGEKLFYLTARNTTQSAAEDAVARLRAAAPGLALRSVTLTAKEKVCLHPDAEGHPACLPELCPYANGYYDRVNTALRVLLDEGSGCFDRAALADAARQFTVCPFELGLDLSEWCDVIIGDYNYLFDPVVHLRRFFDSAGDWLFLVDEAHNLPERARAMYSARFCKSSLTEAKRALGRGRSTLKTALTKADKAFLEGRKAVCALAPRRGSAAPGEDGSGQTSLLEQAETPTLALPAADYAQDGTVFCKELPSALLAPLRALTAPLQDWLEDDSDDAEGHTALLGLYFEVQDVLRAAERYDEHFATQLTARGSELELQLLCLDPSPFVDTSLSTGRAAALFSATLTPPGYYRTVLGCPEARAVALESPFPPENLGLYCLPSISTRYRQREASIQPISDALAALASGRRGNYLAFFPSYAYLRQVWEDFTARYPGIDTLVQESGLDDAGRAAFLGRFSPRPEKTLLGFGVMGGIFGEGVDLTGDRLIGCAIVGVGLPQVSPRQEMLRRYYDAQKGAGFDYAYRWPGMNKVLQAAGRVIRTQEDKGVVLLLDDRFAQSEYARLFPKHWRQLEYLRDTEDLKKKLEAFWKD, encoded by the coding sequence ATGCCCGCGTTTTGTCTGCCTGTCCGTCAACTGGTGGAATTTCTGCTCCGCACCGGCAGCATCGACAGCCGCTTCACCGGCTTTGACCGCGCCAACGAGGGCGCGCGCATCCACCGCAGACTGCAAAAGGCGGCGGGCGAGGGCTATGCCGCTGAAGTTTTCCTCTCCGGTGAGCGGGAAATGTCGGGCATCACCTTCACCATCGAGGGGCGGGCTGACGGCATCTTTTCCGACGAGGCAGGGGTGACGGTCATCGACGAGATCAAGACCACCGCTGTCCCCGCCGACGCCATCACTGAGGACATGAACCCCTGCCACTGGGCACAGGGGATGGTCTACGGGGCGCTCTATGGCCGTCAGCAGGGGCTGGACCGGCTGGACGTCCGGCTCACATACTATCAGATCGATACCGATGAAGTCTTCCGCTTCCTGCGGCATTTCACCCTCGGGGAGCTGGAAGCCTTCCTGCAAGACCTTCTCGGGCAGTACGTCCCTTGGGCGCAGCGCCAGCTGGCGTGGAAGGAGCGCCGGAGCGAGAGCCTCTCGGCGCTGGCCTTCCCTTTTCCGGCCTATCGGCCCGGGCAGCGGGCACTGGCAGGCGAGGTCTACCGCGCCTGCACTGCTGCACCCTCGAAGGCGGGCGTCCGGCTCTTCTGTCAGGCCCCCACCGGCATCGGCAAGACCATGAGCGTCCTCTTCCCCGCCCTGCGGGCCATCGGCACCGGCTGCGGCGAGAAGCTGTTCTACCTCACGGCCCGCAATACCACGCAGTCTGCCGCCGAGGACGCCGTGGCGCGGCTGCGGGCAGCTGCCCCGGGGCTGGCGCTCCGGAGCGTGACCCTGACGGCCAAGGAGAAGGTCTGCCTCCACCCGGACGCCGAGGGCCATCCCGCCTGCCTGCCCGAGCTTTGCCCCTACGCCAACGGCTACTACGACCGGGTGAACACCGCCCTGCGAGTCCTTCTGGACGAGGGCAGCGGCTGCTTCGACCGGGCCGCGCTGGCCGATGCTGCGCGGCAGTTCACGGTCTGCCCCTTCGAGCTGGGGCTGGACCTGAGCGAGTGGTGTGACGTCATCATCGGGGACTACAACTACCTCTTCGATCCAGTGGTGCACCTGCGGCGGTTCTTTGACAGCGCGGGCGACTGGCTCTTCCTCGTGGATGAGGCCCACAACCTGCCCGAGCGTGCCCGCGCCATGTACTCCGCCCGCTTTTGCAAGAGCAGCCTTACCGAGGCCAAGCGCGCCCTCGGCCGGGGCAGGAGTACTCTTAAAACGGCCCTCACCAAGGCCGACAAAGCCTTTCTGGAGGGCCGGAAAGCCGTCTGCGCCCTCGCGCCCCGGCGGGGCAGCGCTGCCCCCGGAGAGGACGGCAGCGGCCAGACCTCTCTTCTGGAACAGGCGGAGACGCCCACGCTCGCGCTGCCTGCCGCCGACTATGCGCAGGACGGCACGGTGTTCTGCAAAGAGCTGCCCTCGGCCCTGCTGGCGCCTCTGCGGGCGCTGACGGCCCCTTTGCAGGACTGGCTGGAGGACGACTCCGACGACGCCGAGGGCCACACGGCTCTTCTGGGCCTCTATTTCGAGGTTCAGGATGTCCTGCGGGCGGCGGAGCGGTACGATGAGCACTTTGCCACCCAGCTCACCGCCCGGGGCAGCGAGCTGGAACTGCAGCTGCTCTGTCTCGACCCCTCCCCCTTCGTGGACACAAGCCTCTCGACGGGGCGGGCCGCAGCCCTGTTCAGCGCTACCCTGACGCCGCCGGGTTATTACCGCACCGTCCTCGGCTGCCCCGAGGCCCGGGCCGTGGCTTTGGAAAGCCCTTTCCCTCCTGAGAATCTCGGGCTTTACTGCCTGCCCTCCATCTCCACACGCTACCGCCAGCGGGAGGCCAGCATCCAGCCCATCTCGGACGCCCTCGCGGCGCTGGCCTCCGGCCGGAGGGGCAACTATCTGGCCTTTTTCCCCAGCTATGCCTATCTGCGTCAGGTGTGGGAGGACTTCACCGCCCGCTACCCCGGCATCGACACGCTGGTGCAGGAGAGCGGGCTGGACGACGCCGGGCGGGCGGCCTTTCTCGGGCGGTTCTCGCCCCGCCCGGAAAAGACGCTGCTGGGCTTCGGGGTCATGGGAGGCATCTTCGGTGAGGGGGTGGACCTCACAGGCGACCGGCTCATCGGCTGTGCCATCGTGGGCGTGGGCCTGCCGCAGGTCAGCCCCCGGCAGGAGATGCTCCGCCGCTATTACGACGCCCAGAAGGGTGCAGGCTTCGACTACGCCTACCGCTGGCCCGGAATGAACAAGGTCCTTCAGGCCGCCGGGCGGGTCATCCGGACACAGGAGGACAAAGGCGTGGTGCTGCTCTTGGATGACCGCTTTGCCCAGAGCGAATATGCCCGCCTTTTCCCGAAGCATTGGCGGCAGCTGGAGTATCTGCGGGATACGGAGGACTTAAAGAAGAAACTGGAAGCTTTTTGGAAGGACTAA
- a CDS encoding YbaB/EbfC family nucleoid-associated protein — MKARMPAGFGRPDMNALMRQAQKMQDDMKAKQAELEAAEYTGSASGEMVTVRMNGKHEILGITIKPEAVDPDDIEMLEDLVAAAVNATVKQVDETAEAEMGKLTGGLNIPGL, encoded by the coding sequence ATGAAAGCAAGAATGCCCGCAGGATTTGGCCGCCCCGATATGAACGCCCTGATGCGTCAGGCTCAGAAGATGCAGGATGACATGAAGGCCAAGCAGGCCGAGCTGGAAGCTGCCGAGTACACCGGCAGCGCCTCCGGCGAGATGGTCACGGTCCGGATGAACGGCAAACACGAGATCCTCGGCATCACCATCAAGCCCGAGGCCGTTGACCCCGACGACATCGAGATGCTGGAAGATCTGGTGGCCGCAGCCGTCAACGCTACCGTCAAGCAGGTGGACGAGACCGCCGAGGCCGAGATGGGCAAGCTGACCGGCGGCCTGAACATCCCCGGCCTCTAA